Proteins encoded together in one Hevea brasiliensis isolate MT/VB/25A 57/8 chromosome 16, ASM3005281v1, whole genome shotgun sequence window:
- the LOC110647557 gene encoding probable methyltransferase PMT10, whose protein sequence is MKPTAIVTAAVDIVKGPYFVKIAAVALLSLSLFALFYHLPSIPSAVSYASTSAVGGVNTSISPSISPQPLPSPTTGSSSNSSRRRQPLPWVTEAPRIGIVDETGAMTVEFDIGEFDSSAMEELRNLSDWREEEKKEENNDSGVRVRYEKYKVCEETKSEYIPCLDNVEEITRLNLSGSVERFERHCPEVGKGLDCLVPMPKGYKRSIPWPKSRDEVWFSNVPRIRLVKDKNGQNWIARKGDKLFFPRGGRQFIHGVDEYLNQISQMVPAIAFGRHTRVALDIGCGIASFGAFLLQRNVITLSIALKDAHENQIQFALERGVPAMAAAFASRRLLYPSQAFDLIHCSRCRIDWIRDDGILLLEANRMLRAGGYFVWSVQPVYKHEDNLPEQWREMQDLTSRICWELVKKEGSIAIWQKPLNNSCYLNRDAGAQPPLCDSNDDPDNVWYISLRACINLLPENGYGPNVITWPMRLHYPPDRLQIITMDASISRKEIFKAESKYWNDIIESYVRAFRWKQMNFRNVMDMRAGFGGFAAALHDLQIDCWVMNVVPVSGFNTLPVIYDRGLIGVMHDWCEPFDTYPRTYDLLHAAGLFSVEQKRHKCNISTIMLEMDRILRPDGIVYVRDSVSVMDELQEIAKAMGWVPFLRDTGEGEHASWKILICEKRMP, encoded by the exons ATGAAACCCACCGCGATAGTCACCGCCGCGGTGGATATCGTTAAAGGTCCTTACTTTGTCAAAATTGCAGCCGTTGCGCTTCTTTCCCTCTCTCTTTTCGCCCTCTTCTACCACCTGCCTTCCATTCCATCCGCCGTTTCCTATGCCTCCACCTCTGCTGTTGGAGGCGTCAACACCTCCATATCACCATCCATTTCACCACAACCTTTGCCATCCCCAACAACGGGATCATCCTCAAATTCAAGTCGGCGGCGTCAGCCGCTACCGTGGGTAACGGAGGCCCCGAGGATCGGGATAGTGGACGAGACTGGAGCGATGACAGTGGAGTTTGACATTGGGGAGTTCGATTCGAGCGCCATGGAGGAGCTGAGGAATTTGAGCGATTGGAGAGAGGAAGAGAAGAAAGAAGAGAATAATGACAGTGGGGTTAGAGTCAGGTATGAGAAGTACAAGGTGTGTGAAGAGACGAAGAGCGAGTATATACCTTGTTTGGACAATGTAGAGGAGATTACAAGGCTGAATCTGAGTGGCAGTGTGGAAAGGTTCGAAAGACATTGTCCTGAAGTAGGCAAGGGGCTGGATTGCTTGGTGCCAATGCCTAAAGGGTACAAGAGATCCATACCGTGGCCCAAGAGCAGAGACGAG GTGTGGTTCAGTAATGTGCCTCGTATACGTCTGGTTAAAGATAAGAATGGCCAGAATTGGATAGCAAGGAAAGGGGATAAGTTATTTTTTCCACGAGGTGGAAGACAGTTTATTCATGGGGTAGATGAATACTTAAACCAGATTTCACAG ATGGTTCCTGCTATTGCATTTGGCCGACACACCCGTGTTGCTTTAGATATTGGTTGTGGAATAGCAAGTTTTGGTGCCTTTTTGCTACAGCGCAATGTGATCACTCTATCAATAGCGCTAAAAGATGCCCATGAGAACCAGATACAATTTGCACTGGAGCGTGGAGTTCCCGCCATGGCAGCAGCATTTGCTTCTCGTCGTTTGTTGTATCCAAGCCAAGCTTTTGATTTGATACACTGCTCAAGATGTAGAATTGATTGGATTCGTGATG ATGGAATTTTGCTCCTCGAGGCAAACCGGATGCTAAGGGCAGGAGGATACTTTGTGTGGTCTGTGCAACCTGTATATAAACATGAAGACAATCTGCCGGAGCAATGGAGAG AAATGCAGGACCTTACTAGTCGTATTTGTTGGGAACTGGTAAAGAAGGAAGGATCAATTGCCATATGGCAGAAGCCATTAAACAACAGCTGCTACCTTAATCGTGATGCTGGAGCACAACCTCCACTTTGTGACTCTAATGATGATCCAGACAATGTCTG GTATATCAGCTTGAGGGCATGCATAAATCTACTGCCTGAGAATGGTTATGGGCCCAATGTTATTACATGGCCTATGCGCCTTCATTATCCACCAGATAGACTGCAGATCATAACAATGGATGCCTCAATATCCAGAAAGGAAATCTTCAAGGCAGAGTCAAAATATTGGAATGACATAATAGAAAGTTATGTTAGAGCTTTCCGATGGAAACAAATGAACTTCCGAAATGTGATGGACATGAGGGCTGGATTTGGAGG GTTTGCAGCAGCATTACATGATCTTCAGATCGATTGCTGGGTTATGAATGTTGTTCCTGTTAGTGGGTTCAATACCTTGCCTGTTATATATGACCGTGGGCTTATAGGAGTGATGCATGACTG GTGCGAGCCATTTGACACTTACCCCAGAACATATGACCTATTACACGCAGCAGGTCTGTTCTCTGTCGAGCAGAAAAG GCACAAATGCAATATTTCGACCATAATGCTTGAGATGGATAGGATTCTAAGACCTGATGGAATTGTTTATGTTCGTGATTCTGTATCTGTTATGGATGAACTTCAAGAGATAGCAAAAGCCATGGGTTGGGTGCCTTTTCTTCGTGACACAGGTGAAGGTGAACATGCAAGCTGGAAGATTTTGATTTGTGAGAAACGTATGCCATAA
- the LOC110647561 gene encoding PHD finger protein EHD3, whose product MGGEEGTSNGDSTGVAVQCLKSEAVDNGFWIRIGNDGGDGGSGPSEGLRTYKRRKLTRWSSENKVQEEGRGSLEASKLAEETTKEPSDCLPEKHSSLDGSNDVLRKQCRNVVLERIYQSLNDKEGGIQGCIRDALMMTVEEFDTCDKDEHKCSSQARWMPNGIHAKEHVDFRSNESLDKSHHPVTEMCQRAFLNIMLSEKFTLLCKLLVENFKEMKADNLLGSSLINMRMKDGVYEHSPSLFFTDIQLVWKKLQGIGNDLISLAKSLSDVSLTCFNEQFSTQEFNFHHKSEKIDTSGVYSVCTCRHCGGKANGRDCLVCDSCEEMYHVSCIEPAVKEIPPKSWYCVSCRAVGVVSPHENCVMCERLNAPRTDGKGTSTIEKIVCDFEETSNCTRDDFCQPPAGSKNICVCKICGSEVENGEKLKICDHGLCPYKYYHLRCLTTNLLKSYGPRWYCPSCLCRVCLTDKDDNEILLCDGCDNAYHMYCMTPPRTSVPRGKWFCRQCDLKIKEIRRARRAYEKQGYRMKKKIEAGERAFENIEKILDGKCEPELFKGRGPMDILLTAALYGEKFSGVRNT is encoded by the exons ATGGGTGGTGAGGAGGGAACAAGTAACGGTGACAGCACAGGAGTGGCAGTTCAGTGCTTGAAAAGTGAAGCAGTGGATAATGGTTTTTGGATTAGGATTGGGAATGATGGTGGTGATGGGGGCTCAGGGCCCAGTGAGGGTTTGCGAACTTACAAGAGGCGAAAACTCACTAGGTGGAGTTCAGAGAATAAAGTTCAAGAGGAAGGGAGAGGTTCTTTGGAAGCTAGTAAATTGGCAGAAGAG ACCACAAAAGAGCCATCAGACTGTCTTCCTGAAAAACATTCTTCTCTGGATGGTTCGAATGATGTTTTACGCAAGCAGTGTAGAAATGTAGTCCTTGAGCGCATATATCAGTCATTAAATGATAAAGAAGGTGGTATTCAGGGTTGCATCCGAGATGCACTTATGATGACTGTTGAG GAATTTGATACTTGTGACAAAGATGAGCACAAGTGCTCCTCACAAGCAAGGTGGATGCCTAATGGAATTCATGCTAAAGAGCATGTAGATTTCAGATCTAATGAATCTTTGGACAAATCTCATCATCCTGTCACTGAGATGTGCCAGCGTGCTTTCCTTAATATTATGCTTTCTGAAAAGTTCACCTTATTGTGTAAGCTACTGgttgaaaatttcaaagaaatgAAGGCTGACAACCTTTTAGGCTCAAGTCTCATAAACATGAGGATGAAAGATGGAGTTTATGAACATTCACCTTCACTTTTTTTTACGGATATTCAACTG GTGTGGAAAAAGCTTCAAGGAATTGGTAATGATTTGATTTCTCTTGCAAAGAGCCTCTCAGATGTATCTTTGACTTGCTTTAATGAACAG TTCAGTACTCaggaatttaattttcatcataaatcAGAGAAAATAGACACTTCTGGTGTATACAGTGTCTGTACTTGTCGGCATTGTGGGGGCAAAGCAAATGGGAGGGATTGTCTAGTATGTGATTCATGCGAGGAAATGTACCATGTATCCTGTATTGAACCTGCTGTCAAAGAGATTCCCCCAAAAAGTTGGTACTGTGTGAGCTGCAGAGCAGTAGGAGTGGTATCTCCCCATGAGAATTGTGTAATGTGTGAGAGGCTGAATGCTCCCAGGACTGATGGAAAGGGAACATCAACAATTGAAAAAATAGTCTGCGATTTTGAAGAGACTTCAAATTGTACGAGGGATGATTTTTGTCAACCACCAGCAGGGAGTAAAAATATTTGTGTTTGTAAAATTTGTGGAAGTGAGGTGGAAAATGGTGAAAAGCTGAAGATATGTGACCATGGTTTATGCCCTTACAAGTATTACCATTTGAGGTGCTTGACAACTAACCTGTTAAAATCATATGGTCCGCGTTGGTATTGCCCTTCTTGTTTGTGTAGAGTTTGCCTAACTGATAAAGATGATAATGAGATCCTTTTATGCGATGGTTGTGATAATGCATATCACATGTATTGCATGACTCCACCACGCACTTCTGTGCCTAGAGGGAAATGGTTCTGCAgacaatgtgatttgaaaatcaaGGAAATTCGCAGGGCAAGGAGGGCATATGAGAAACAAGGATATagaatgaaaaagaaaattgaagcagGTGAAAGAGCTTTTGAGAATATTGAGAAGATACTGGATGGGAAATGTGAACCTGAATTATTTAAAGGTAGGGGACCAATGGACATACTTCTAACAGCAGCTTTATATGGAGAAAAGTTTTCTGGTGTTAGAAATACATGA
- the LOC110647559 gene encoding probable calcium-binding protein CML44, protein MCPLKAKDLHRIFQKLDKNGDGLLSLDELNWLLERIGVNFSLEELESSVGKSSLNFDEFLLFYDSITKQNDDKNEIVEEKEEQDLAKAFNVFDLNGDGFISCEELQSVLARLGLWDETSGKDCRSMIHVYDTNLDGVLDFQEFKNMMLHAN, encoded by the coding sequence ATGTGTCCTCTCAAAGCCAAAGATTTGCACAGGATTTTCCAgaagcttgacaaaaatggtgaTGGTCTTTTGAGTTTAGATGAGCTTAATTGGCTTCTGGAGAGAATCGGGGTCAATTTCAGCCTGGAGGAGCTGGAGTCTTCGGTGGGAAAGTCGAGCCTCAACTTCGATGAGTTCTTATTATTTTACGATTCCATAACTAAGCAAAACGATGACAAGAATGAAATAGTGGAGGAGAAGGAAGAGCAGGACCTCGCTAAAGCGTTCAACGTGTTCGACCTTAATGGGGATGGCTTCATTTCTTGCGAGGAACTTCAAAGCGTGTTGGCAAGACTGGGATTGTGGGATGAGACGAGTGGAAAAGATTGTAGAAGTATGATTCATGTGTACGATACAAACTTGGATGGAGTTCTTGATTTTCAAGAATTCAAGAACATGATGTTGCATGCTAACTAG
- the LOC110647566 gene encoding BTB/POZ domain-containing protein At4g08455: MTRGPCEQHSRVETDTDTDSDAETMRCISCKEEYGTIDAGTCKECYEEASETEEELKREIEDLKAKVAFLRFWSPLDHHHSNRSSGPCFTDVVLVASSDSGPTGSPLSVPAHKAVLASRSPVFKAMLENEMEESRSGTIKISDVSYVALRTFVNYLYTAEACLDEQMACDLLVLAEKYEVKHLKAYCENFLVSKLNWDNSVPSYAFAHQHNAKHMLEAALSLITDNMDKLTKREEYMELVESDPRLVVEIYEAYLSKQVNTAAQKILP; the protein is encoded by the exons ATGACACGCGGCCCCTGTGAGCAGCATTCCCGGGTGGAAACCGACACCGATACGGATTCCGATGCCGAAACTATGCGGTGCATATCGTGCAAAGAGGAATACGGGACGATTGACGCCGGAACATGCAAGGAGTGCTACGAGGAGGCTAGCGAGACCGAAGAAGAGCTCAAGAGAGAGATCGAAGATCTCAAAGCCAAAGTTGCCTTCTTGCGATTCTGGTCTCCGCTGGATCACCACCACAGCAATAGGTCCTCTGGACCCTGTTTCACTGACGTCGTTTTGGTCGCCTCCTCCGATAGTGGACCAACTGGGTCTCCCTTGTCTGTCCCTGCCCATAAGGCTGTTTTG GCGAGTCGTTCTCCAGTGTTTAAAGCAATGCTTGAGAATGAGATGGAAGAAAGCCGTAGTGGCACCATCAAGATTAGTGATGTATCATATGTTGCCCTTCGCACCTTTGTCAACTATTTATACACTGCTGAAGCATGCCTCGATGAGCAAATGGCCTGTGACCTTTTAGTGTTGGCTGAAAAATATGAGGTGAAGCATCTCAAGGCTTATTGTGAGAATTTTTTGGTGTCCAAATTGAACTGGGACAATTCAGTCCCAAGCTATGCCTTTGCACACCAGCACAATGCTAAGCATATGCTTGAAGCAGCATTATCATTGATCACAGACAACATGGACAAGCTTACCAAAAGGGAGGAGTACATGGAGCTTGTGGAGAGTGATCCTCGGCTTGTAGTGGAGATTTATGAAGCTTATCTCTCCAAGCAGGTTAATACGGCGGCACAAAAGATTCTTCCATGA